A single region of the Polyodon spathula isolate WHYD16114869_AA chromosome 5, ASM1765450v1, whole genome shotgun sequence genome encodes:
- the scaf8 gene encoding SR-related and CTD-associated factor 8 isoform X2, translating to MEAVKAFNSELYSLNDYKPPISKAKMTQITKLAIKAIKFYKHVVQSVEKFVQKCKPEYKVPGLYVIDSIVRQSRHQFGQEKDVFAPRFSKNIINTFQNLYRCPSDDKVLTDKSKIVRVLNLWQKNNVFKSDIIQPLLDMAAGLPPPNLTPAIASTAATVSNNTPGTPVTPATPANIVQGLPDSWASQISNTDTIAAVAQLLQSPQGQQLQQLVQTLQMQQQKPQPSLLQALDAGLVVQLQALTAQLTAAAAANTLNPLEQRVSFNKLLDQFDFGEESEHTDESKKDAPSSQLPSVTESINNSIFHQLAEQLQQQNLEQFQKQLLEHQQQQQPQQTISLESQEGIFGSENSATPSQGSCQQQLLETDTKVDDSIDNQQQDMEIDEGQDMADGDIFEPEDPQPVESRSRTRSKSLSRSPRKRRSRSRSGSRKRKHRKRSRSRSRERKRKSSRSYSSERRAREREKERQKKGLPPIRSKTLSVCSTTLWVGQVDKKATQQDLTNLFEEFGQIESINMIPPRGCAYICMVHRQDAYRARQKLSTGSCKIGSKVIKIAWALNKGVKQEYKQFWDVDLGVTYIPWEKVKIDDLDGFAEGGMIDQETVNSEWEAARSYDSARESLTQSATVDTSTMITTQADAYAQPVTMLPVQMPVAQGVPAVSLMPPAYPVTMAMPPPGFGHLPPFLRAGFNTSQPPPGYMPPPVPQSAIGPGIPAIPTSLVQPSVSTAQDNSKDPAFGSLVTSVNTIPGTFISHAIPGGGDYNLGSQTQQVGHRELDDKGFQIAENRTDNKTAQGTLSDARSSIGLLGMHPSATSLHHPNIHGQRMPGLLPLDIRPGILPPSPGARFSMLMQPGMPPQPNMPPTSMLDPSLQARLRGPFPPVDNFTRPERPFGRLGNQADNSVGKPDDGMPAGNDSIQQECDQDYRFPPVEKRESLLRPPVEQSDNVNRPPLLDGRDGLRGPPGEGRENLGRRQSLSGFRPESRWGPPRGDFDEREHRGMPFGSPKGFNDDRPGPGNFRFDGRGGPTWNRGFEPDVHRDFDDRRRHWERQRDRDDRDLDFCREMNGSRFARERDRESWTDPPAPPQVFKFFEGGVESQKRDTPPQVNGDEMDIEQDQNRPELAEQEASPEDVDNEKKNEPETGVDKQPVVEKTETEGTVITQ from the exons ATGGAGGCCGTCAAAGCCTTTAACAGCGAG ttGTACTCGTTGAATGACTACAAACCACCAATCTCCAAAGCTAAAATGACCCAGATCACAAAGTTAGCCATTAAAGCTATAAAG TTTTACAAGCATGTTGTACAGAGTGTGGAGAAGTTTGTTCAGAAA TGCAAACCAGAATACAAAGTTCCAGGATTATATGTCATCGACTCCATTGTACGTCAGTCACGCCATCAGTTTGGCCAAGAAAAGGACGTGTTTGCTCCACGATTCAGCAAGAACATTATCAACACCTTCCAGAACTTGTATCGATGTCCTTCTGATGACAAGGTACTGACTGACAAA AGTAAAATTGTCAGAGTGTTAAATCTGTGGCAGAAGAATAATGTTTTTAAGAGCGACATTATTCAGCCTCTGTTGGATATGGCAGCAGGGCTCCCACCTCCCAACCTGACTCCTGCCATTGCCAGCACTGCAGCTACTGTCAGCAACAACACACCAG GAACTCCAGTCACCCCTGCTACCCCTGCTAACATTGTCCAAGGCTTACCTGATTCCTGGGCCTCTCAGATCTCCAACACAGATACCATTGCTGCCGTTGCACAGCTCCTGCAAAGTCCTCAGGGTCAACAG CTCCAGCAGTTAGTACAGACCCTGCAAATGCAACAACAGAAGCCCCAGCCTTCCTTGCTCCAGGCCCTAGACGCAGGGCTTGTCGTTCAGCTGCAGGCTCTCACAGCACAACTCACAGCTGCGGCTGCTGCCAATACACTCAATCCACTAGAACAGAGGGTCTCCTTCAATAAG TTGTTGGACCAGTTTGATTTTGGGGAGGAATCTGAACACACTGATGAATCTAAAAAAGATGCTCCTTCATCTCAGCT GCCTAGTGTAACCGAGTCCATAAACAACTCGATTTTCCATCAGCTGGCAGAGCAGCTGCAACAGCAGAATCTGGAGCAGTTCCAGAAACAGCTGCTGgaacaccagcagcagcagcagccacaacaG actATATCGCTGGAGAGCCAAGAAGGGATTTTTGGTTCAGAGAACTCTGCCACACCTTCACAGGGCAGTTGTCAGCAGCAGCTCCTGGAGACTGACACTAAAGTGGATGATTCAATTGATAATCAACAGCAG GACATGGAAATTGATGAAGGACAGGACATGGCTGATGGGGACATTTTTGAACCTGAAGACCCACAGCCTGTGGAATCAAGGTCGAGAACCCGATCTAAATCCCTTTCAAG ATCACCAAGGAAAAGAAGATCCCGGTCTCGTTCTGGCTCGCGGAAACGTAAACATAGGAAGCGTTCTCGCTCCAGAtcgagggagaggaagaggaagtCTTCACGCTCATACTCCAGTGAGAGGCGAGCCAGGGAACGAGAGAAGGAACGCCAGAAAAAAGGATTGCCTCCAATTCGATCAAAAACACTGAGTG TGTGTAGTACAACACTCTGGGTGGGACAAGTGGATAAAAAGGCCACACAACAAGATCTTACTAACCTGTTTGAAGAATTTGGACAAATTGAATCAATAAAT ATGATCCCTCCTCGAGGCTGTGCATACATTTGCATGGTTCATCGACAGGATGCATATCGTGCCCGGCAGAAACTCAGTACCGGGTCTTGCAAAATTGGCTCTAAAGTCATTAAG attGCATGGGCACTAAACAAAGGAGTAAAACAAGAATACAAACAGTTCTGGGATGTAGATTTAGGTGTAACGTATATACCATGGGAGAAGGTGAAGATAGATGATCTCGATGGCTTTGCTGAAGGAGGAATGATCGATCAAGAGACTGTAAATAGTG AATGGGAGGCAGCGAGGAGCTATGACTCTGCAAGAGAAAGCCTCACTCAAAGTGCTACTGTGGATACCAGTACTATGATTACTACACAGGCAGATGCCTATGCTCAGCCAGTCACCATGTTACCTGTACAG ATGCCAGTGGCTCAGGGAGTCCCTGCTGTTAGCTTGATGCCACCAGCCTATCCAGTGACAATGGCTATGCCTCCTCCAGGCTTTGGCCACCTACCTCCGTTTTTAAGAGCTGGTTTCAATACTTCTCAGCCACCACCTG gttacATGCCACCACCTGTTCCTCAGTCAGCCATAGGACCTGGAATCCCTGCCATACCAACAT cTTTGGTTCAGCCTTCAGTTTCCACGGCTCAAGACAATTCAAAGGATCCTGCCTTCGGCAGCCTTGTAACATCAGTTAACACTATTCCTGGGACATTCATTTCCCATGCCATCCCAGGGGGCGGTGACTATAATCTAGGTTCACAGACTCAGCAAGTCGGCCACAGAGAATTGGATGACAAAGGGTTCCAGATTGCAGAGAATCGGACTGATAATAAAACTGCACAAG gaacccTTAGTGATGCTCGGAGTTCAATTGGTCTCCTGGGGATGCATCCATCTGCGACTTCATTGCACCACCCAAATATTCATGGCCAAAGGATGCCTGGATTATTGCCCTTGGACATTCGCCCAGGAATTTTACCCCCCTCACCTGGGGCACGTTTCTCTATGTTGATGCAGCCAGGAATGCCTCCTCAACCAAACATGCCTCCCACATCAATGCTTGACCCTTCCCTGCAGGCTAGACTTCGAGGGCCATTCCCACCAGTTGACAATTTCACCAGGCCTGAAAGACCTTTTGGGAGACTTGGGAACCAGGCTGACAACAGTGTTGGCAAGCCTGATGATGGGATGCCAGCGGGGAATGACAGCATCCAACAGGAATGCGATCAAGATTATCGATTTCCCCCAGTGGAAAAACGCGAGAGCCTTTTAAGACCCCCAGTCGAGCAGAGTGACAACGTAAATAGACCTCCCCTGTTAGATGGAAGAGATGGGCTCAGGGGGCCGCCAGGGGAAGGAAGAGAGAACCTTGGTAGAAGGCAGTCTCTAAGTGGCTTTAGGCCAGAGAGCCGGTGGGGTCCCCCGCGAGGAGACTTTGATGAACGTGAGCACCGGGGGATGCCCTTTGGTAGTCCAAAAGGTTTCAATGATGATCGTCCAGGCCCTGGAAACTTCCGCTTTGATGGGCGTGGTGGGCCGACGTGGAACCGGGGTTTCGAGCCAGACGTTCACCGTGATTTTGATGACCGTCGTCGTCACTGGGAAAGGCAGAGGGATCGGGACGATAGAGATTTGGATTTCTGCAGGGAAATGAACGGGAGCCGTTTTGCCCGTGAACGAGACCGTGAGTCCTGGACTGACCCTCCTGCTCCGCCACAAGTGTTTAAGTTTTTCGAAGGTGGTGTTGAAAGCCAAAAGCGAGACACGCCACCACAGGTGAACGGTGATGAAATGGACATTGAGCAAGACCAGAACCGTCCTGAACTAGCAGAGCAAGAGGCTTCTCCCGAGGATGTAGACAATGAGAAGAAGAATGAGCCAGAAACCGGAGTAGACAAACAGCCAGTGGTAGAGAAAACAGAAACTGAGGGGACAGTCATCACTCAGTAG
- the scaf8 gene encoding SR-related and CTD-associated factor 8 isoform X3, which translates to MEAVKAFNSELYSLNDYKPPISKAKMTQITKLAIKAIKFYKHVVQSVEKFVQKCKPEYKVPGLYVIDSIVRQSRHQFGQEKDVFAPRFSKNIINTFQNLYRCPSDDKSKIVRVLNLWQKNNVFKSDIIQPLLDMAAGLPPPNLTPAIASTAATVSNNTPGTPVTPATPANIVQGLPDSWASQISNTDTIAAVAQLLQSPQGQQLQQLVQTLQMQQQKPQPSLLQALDAGLVVQLQALTAQLTAAAAANTLNPLEQRVSFNKKLLDQFDFGEESEHTDESKKDAPSSQLPSVTESINNSIFHQLAEQLQQQNLEQFQKQLLEHQQQQQPQQTISLESQEGIFGSENSATPSQGSCQQQLLETDTKVDDSIDNQQQDMEIDEGQDMADGDIFEPEDPQPVESRSRTRSKSLSRSPRKRRSRSRSGSRKRKHRKRSRSRSRERKRKSSRSYSSERRAREREKERQKKGLPPIRSKTLSVCSTTLWVGQVDKKATQQDLTNLFEEFGQIESINMIPPRGCAYICMVHRQDAYRARQKLSTGSCKIGSKVIKIAWALNKGVKQEYKQFWDVDLGVTYIPWEKVKIDDLDGFAEGGMIDQETVNSEWEAARSYDSARESLTQSATVDTSTMITTQADAYAQPVTMLPVQMPVAQGVPAVSLMPPAYPVTMAMPPPGFGHLPPFLRAGFNTSQPPPGYMPPPVPQSAIGPGIPAIPTSLVQPSVSTAQDNSKDPAFGSLVTSVNTIPGTFISHAIPGGGDYNLGSQTQQVGHRELDDKGFQIAENRTDNKTAQGTLSDARSSIGLLGMHPSATSLHHPNIHGQRMPGLLPLDIRPGILPPSPGARFSMLMQPGMPPQPNMPPTSMLDPSLQARLRGPFPPVDNFTRPERPFGRLGNQADNSVGKPDDGMPAGNDSIQQECDQDYRFPPVEKRESLLRPPVEQSDNVNRPPLLDGRDGLRGPPGEGRENLGRRQSLSGFRPESRWGPPRGDFDEREHRGMPFGSPKGFNDDRPGPGNFRFDGRGGPTWNRGFEPDVHRDFDDRRRHWERQRDRDDRDLDFCREMNGSRFARERDRESWTDPPAPPQVFKFFEGGVESQKRDTPPQVNGDEMDIEQDQNRPELAEQEASPEDVDNEKKNEPETGVDKQPVVEKTETEGTVITQ; encoded by the exons ATGGAGGCCGTCAAAGCCTTTAACAGCGAG ttGTACTCGTTGAATGACTACAAACCACCAATCTCCAAAGCTAAAATGACCCAGATCACAAAGTTAGCCATTAAAGCTATAAAG TTTTACAAGCATGTTGTACAGAGTGTGGAGAAGTTTGTTCAGAAA TGCAAACCAGAATACAAAGTTCCAGGATTATATGTCATCGACTCCATTGTACGTCAGTCACGCCATCAGTTTGGCCAAGAAAAGGACGTGTTTGCTCCACGATTCAGCAAGAACATTATCAACACCTTCCAGAACTTGTATCGATGTCCTTCTGATGACAAG AGTAAAATTGTCAGAGTGTTAAATCTGTGGCAGAAGAATAATGTTTTTAAGAGCGACATTATTCAGCCTCTGTTGGATATGGCAGCAGGGCTCCCACCTCCCAACCTGACTCCTGCCATTGCCAGCACTGCAGCTACTGTCAGCAACAACACACCAG GAACTCCAGTCACCCCTGCTACCCCTGCTAACATTGTCCAAGGCTTACCTGATTCCTGGGCCTCTCAGATCTCCAACACAGATACCATTGCTGCCGTTGCACAGCTCCTGCAAAGTCCTCAGGGTCAACAG CTCCAGCAGTTAGTACAGACCCTGCAAATGCAACAACAGAAGCCCCAGCCTTCCTTGCTCCAGGCCCTAGACGCAGGGCTTGTCGTTCAGCTGCAGGCTCTCACAGCACAACTCACAGCTGCGGCTGCTGCCAATACACTCAATCCACTAGAACAGAGGGTCTCCTTCAATAAG aagTTGTTGGACCAGTTTGATTTTGGGGAGGAATCTGAACACACTGATGAATCTAAAAAAGATGCTCCTTCATCTCAGCT GCCTAGTGTAACCGAGTCCATAAACAACTCGATTTTCCATCAGCTGGCAGAGCAGCTGCAACAGCAGAATCTGGAGCAGTTCCAGAAACAGCTGCTGgaacaccagcagcagcagcagccacaacaG actATATCGCTGGAGAGCCAAGAAGGGATTTTTGGTTCAGAGAACTCTGCCACACCTTCACAGGGCAGTTGTCAGCAGCAGCTCCTGGAGACTGACACTAAAGTGGATGATTCAATTGATAATCAACAGCAG GACATGGAAATTGATGAAGGACAGGACATGGCTGATGGGGACATTTTTGAACCTGAAGACCCACAGCCTGTGGAATCAAGGTCGAGAACCCGATCTAAATCCCTTTCAAG ATCACCAAGGAAAAGAAGATCCCGGTCTCGTTCTGGCTCGCGGAAACGTAAACATAGGAAGCGTTCTCGCTCCAGAtcgagggagaggaagaggaagtCTTCACGCTCATACTCCAGTGAGAGGCGAGCCAGGGAACGAGAGAAGGAACGCCAGAAAAAAGGATTGCCTCCAATTCGATCAAAAACACTGAGTG TGTGTAGTACAACACTCTGGGTGGGACAAGTGGATAAAAAGGCCACACAACAAGATCTTACTAACCTGTTTGAAGAATTTGGACAAATTGAATCAATAAAT ATGATCCCTCCTCGAGGCTGTGCATACATTTGCATGGTTCATCGACAGGATGCATATCGTGCCCGGCAGAAACTCAGTACCGGGTCTTGCAAAATTGGCTCTAAAGTCATTAAG attGCATGGGCACTAAACAAAGGAGTAAAACAAGAATACAAACAGTTCTGGGATGTAGATTTAGGTGTAACGTATATACCATGGGAGAAGGTGAAGATAGATGATCTCGATGGCTTTGCTGAAGGAGGAATGATCGATCAAGAGACTGTAAATAGTG AATGGGAGGCAGCGAGGAGCTATGACTCTGCAAGAGAAAGCCTCACTCAAAGTGCTACTGTGGATACCAGTACTATGATTACTACACAGGCAGATGCCTATGCTCAGCCAGTCACCATGTTACCTGTACAG ATGCCAGTGGCTCAGGGAGTCCCTGCTGTTAGCTTGATGCCACCAGCCTATCCAGTGACAATGGCTATGCCTCCTCCAGGCTTTGGCCACCTACCTCCGTTTTTAAGAGCTGGTTTCAATACTTCTCAGCCACCACCTG gttacATGCCACCACCTGTTCCTCAGTCAGCCATAGGACCTGGAATCCCTGCCATACCAACAT cTTTGGTTCAGCCTTCAGTTTCCACGGCTCAAGACAATTCAAAGGATCCTGCCTTCGGCAGCCTTGTAACATCAGTTAACACTATTCCTGGGACATTCATTTCCCATGCCATCCCAGGGGGCGGTGACTATAATCTAGGTTCACAGACTCAGCAAGTCGGCCACAGAGAATTGGATGACAAAGGGTTCCAGATTGCAGAGAATCGGACTGATAATAAAACTGCACAAG gaacccTTAGTGATGCTCGGAGTTCAATTGGTCTCCTGGGGATGCATCCATCTGCGACTTCATTGCACCACCCAAATATTCATGGCCAAAGGATGCCTGGATTATTGCCCTTGGACATTCGCCCAGGAATTTTACCCCCCTCACCTGGGGCACGTTTCTCTATGTTGATGCAGCCAGGAATGCCTCCTCAACCAAACATGCCTCCCACATCAATGCTTGACCCTTCCCTGCAGGCTAGACTTCGAGGGCCATTCCCACCAGTTGACAATTTCACCAGGCCTGAAAGACCTTTTGGGAGACTTGGGAACCAGGCTGACAACAGTGTTGGCAAGCCTGATGATGGGATGCCAGCGGGGAATGACAGCATCCAACAGGAATGCGATCAAGATTATCGATTTCCCCCAGTGGAAAAACGCGAGAGCCTTTTAAGACCCCCAGTCGAGCAGAGTGACAACGTAAATAGACCTCCCCTGTTAGATGGAAGAGATGGGCTCAGGGGGCCGCCAGGGGAAGGAAGAGAGAACCTTGGTAGAAGGCAGTCTCTAAGTGGCTTTAGGCCAGAGAGCCGGTGGGGTCCCCCGCGAGGAGACTTTGATGAACGTGAGCACCGGGGGATGCCCTTTGGTAGTCCAAAAGGTTTCAATGATGATCGTCCAGGCCCTGGAAACTTCCGCTTTGATGGGCGTGGTGGGCCGACGTGGAACCGGGGTTTCGAGCCAGACGTTCACCGTGATTTTGATGACCGTCGTCGTCACTGGGAAAGGCAGAGGGATCGGGACGATAGAGATTTGGATTTCTGCAGGGAAATGAACGGGAGCCGTTTTGCCCGTGAACGAGACCGTGAGTCCTGGACTGACCCTCCTGCTCCGCCACAAGTGTTTAAGTTTTTCGAAGGTGGTGTTGAAAGCCAAAAGCGAGACACGCCACCACAGGTGAACGGTGATGAAATGGACATTGAGCAAGACCAGAACCGTCCTGAACTAGCAGAGCAAGAGGCTTCTCCCGAGGATGTAGACAATGAGAAGAAGAATGAGCCAGAAACCGGAGTAGACAAACAGCCAGTGGTAGAGAAAACAGAAACTGAGGGGACAGTCATCACTCAGTAG
- the scaf8 gene encoding SR-related and CTD-associated factor 8 isoform X1: MEAVKAFNSELYSLNDYKPPISKAKMTQITKLAIKAIKFYKHVVQSVEKFVQKCKPEYKVPGLYVIDSIVRQSRHQFGQEKDVFAPRFSKNIINTFQNLYRCPSDDKVLTDKSKIVRVLNLWQKNNVFKSDIIQPLLDMAAGLPPPNLTPAIASTAATVSNNTPGTPVTPATPANIVQGLPDSWASQISNTDTIAAVAQLLQSPQGQQLQQLVQTLQMQQQKPQPSLLQALDAGLVVQLQALTAQLTAAAAANTLNPLEQRVSFNKKLLDQFDFGEESEHTDESKKDAPSSQLPSVTESINNSIFHQLAEQLQQQNLEQFQKQLLEHQQQQQPQQTISLESQEGIFGSENSATPSQGSCQQQLLETDTKVDDSIDNQQQDMEIDEGQDMADGDIFEPEDPQPVESRSRTRSKSLSRSPRKRRSRSRSGSRKRKHRKRSRSRSRERKRKSSRSYSSERRAREREKERQKKGLPPIRSKTLSVCSTTLWVGQVDKKATQQDLTNLFEEFGQIESINMIPPRGCAYICMVHRQDAYRARQKLSTGSCKIGSKVIKIAWALNKGVKQEYKQFWDVDLGVTYIPWEKVKIDDLDGFAEGGMIDQETVNSEWEAARSYDSARESLTQSATVDTSTMITTQADAYAQPVTMLPVQMPVAQGVPAVSLMPPAYPVTMAMPPPGFGHLPPFLRAGFNTSQPPPGYMPPPVPQSAIGPGIPAIPTSLVQPSVSTAQDNSKDPAFGSLVTSVNTIPGTFISHAIPGGGDYNLGSQTQQVGHRELDDKGFQIAENRTDNKTAQGTLSDARSSIGLLGMHPSATSLHHPNIHGQRMPGLLPLDIRPGILPPSPGARFSMLMQPGMPPQPNMPPTSMLDPSLQARLRGPFPPVDNFTRPERPFGRLGNQADNSVGKPDDGMPAGNDSIQQECDQDYRFPPVEKRESLLRPPVEQSDNVNRPPLLDGRDGLRGPPGEGRENLGRRQSLSGFRPESRWGPPRGDFDEREHRGMPFGSPKGFNDDRPGPGNFRFDGRGGPTWNRGFEPDVHRDFDDRRRHWERQRDRDDRDLDFCREMNGSRFARERDRESWTDPPAPPQVFKFFEGGVESQKRDTPPQVNGDEMDIEQDQNRPELAEQEASPEDVDNEKKNEPETGVDKQPVVEKTETEGTVITQ, from the exons ATGGAGGCCGTCAAAGCCTTTAACAGCGAG ttGTACTCGTTGAATGACTACAAACCACCAATCTCCAAAGCTAAAATGACCCAGATCACAAAGTTAGCCATTAAAGCTATAAAG TTTTACAAGCATGTTGTACAGAGTGTGGAGAAGTTTGTTCAGAAA TGCAAACCAGAATACAAAGTTCCAGGATTATATGTCATCGACTCCATTGTACGTCAGTCACGCCATCAGTTTGGCCAAGAAAAGGACGTGTTTGCTCCACGATTCAGCAAGAACATTATCAACACCTTCCAGAACTTGTATCGATGTCCTTCTGATGACAAGGTACTGACTGACAAA AGTAAAATTGTCAGAGTGTTAAATCTGTGGCAGAAGAATAATGTTTTTAAGAGCGACATTATTCAGCCTCTGTTGGATATGGCAGCAGGGCTCCCACCTCCCAACCTGACTCCTGCCATTGCCAGCACTGCAGCTACTGTCAGCAACAACACACCAG GAACTCCAGTCACCCCTGCTACCCCTGCTAACATTGTCCAAGGCTTACCTGATTCCTGGGCCTCTCAGATCTCCAACACAGATACCATTGCTGCCGTTGCACAGCTCCTGCAAAGTCCTCAGGGTCAACAG CTCCAGCAGTTAGTACAGACCCTGCAAATGCAACAACAGAAGCCCCAGCCTTCCTTGCTCCAGGCCCTAGACGCAGGGCTTGTCGTTCAGCTGCAGGCTCTCACAGCACAACTCACAGCTGCGGCTGCTGCCAATACACTCAATCCACTAGAACAGAGGGTCTCCTTCAATAAG aagTTGTTGGACCAGTTTGATTTTGGGGAGGAATCTGAACACACTGATGAATCTAAAAAAGATGCTCCTTCATCTCAGCT GCCTAGTGTAACCGAGTCCATAAACAACTCGATTTTCCATCAGCTGGCAGAGCAGCTGCAACAGCAGAATCTGGAGCAGTTCCAGAAACAGCTGCTGgaacaccagcagcagcagcagccacaacaG actATATCGCTGGAGAGCCAAGAAGGGATTTTTGGTTCAGAGAACTCTGCCACACCTTCACAGGGCAGTTGTCAGCAGCAGCTCCTGGAGACTGACACTAAAGTGGATGATTCAATTGATAATCAACAGCAG GACATGGAAATTGATGAAGGACAGGACATGGCTGATGGGGACATTTTTGAACCTGAAGACCCACAGCCTGTGGAATCAAGGTCGAGAACCCGATCTAAATCCCTTTCAAG ATCACCAAGGAAAAGAAGATCCCGGTCTCGTTCTGGCTCGCGGAAACGTAAACATAGGAAGCGTTCTCGCTCCAGAtcgagggagaggaagaggaagtCTTCACGCTCATACTCCAGTGAGAGGCGAGCCAGGGAACGAGAGAAGGAACGCCAGAAAAAAGGATTGCCTCCAATTCGATCAAAAACACTGAGTG TGTGTAGTACAACACTCTGGGTGGGACAAGTGGATAAAAAGGCCACACAACAAGATCTTACTAACCTGTTTGAAGAATTTGGACAAATTGAATCAATAAAT ATGATCCCTCCTCGAGGCTGTGCATACATTTGCATGGTTCATCGACAGGATGCATATCGTGCCCGGCAGAAACTCAGTACCGGGTCTTGCAAAATTGGCTCTAAAGTCATTAAG attGCATGGGCACTAAACAAAGGAGTAAAACAAGAATACAAACAGTTCTGGGATGTAGATTTAGGTGTAACGTATATACCATGGGAGAAGGTGAAGATAGATGATCTCGATGGCTTTGCTGAAGGAGGAATGATCGATCAAGAGACTGTAAATAGTG AATGGGAGGCAGCGAGGAGCTATGACTCTGCAAGAGAAAGCCTCACTCAAAGTGCTACTGTGGATACCAGTACTATGATTACTACACAGGCAGATGCCTATGCTCAGCCAGTCACCATGTTACCTGTACAG ATGCCAGTGGCTCAGGGAGTCCCTGCTGTTAGCTTGATGCCACCAGCCTATCCAGTGACAATGGCTATGCCTCCTCCAGGCTTTGGCCACCTACCTCCGTTTTTAAGAGCTGGTTTCAATACTTCTCAGCCACCACCTG gttacATGCCACCACCTGTTCCTCAGTCAGCCATAGGACCTGGAATCCCTGCCATACCAACAT cTTTGGTTCAGCCTTCAGTTTCCACGGCTCAAGACAATTCAAAGGATCCTGCCTTCGGCAGCCTTGTAACATCAGTTAACACTATTCCTGGGACATTCATTTCCCATGCCATCCCAGGGGGCGGTGACTATAATCTAGGTTCACAGACTCAGCAAGTCGGCCACAGAGAATTGGATGACAAAGGGTTCCAGATTGCAGAGAATCGGACTGATAATAAAACTGCACAAG gaacccTTAGTGATGCTCGGAGTTCAATTGGTCTCCTGGGGATGCATCCATCTGCGACTTCATTGCACCACCCAAATATTCATGGCCAAAGGATGCCTGGATTATTGCCCTTGGACATTCGCCCAGGAATTTTACCCCCCTCACCTGGGGCACGTTTCTCTATGTTGATGCAGCCAGGAATGCCTCCTCAACCAAACATGCCTCCCACATCAATGCTTGACCCTTCCCTGCAGGCTAGACTTCGAGGGCCATTCCCACCAGTTGACAATTTCACCAGGCCTGAAAGACCTTTTGGGAGACTTGGGAACCAGGCTGACAACAGTGTTGGCAAGCCTGATGATGGGATGCCAGCGGGGAATGACAGCATCCAACAGGAATGCGATCAAGATTATCGATTTCCCCCAGTGGAAAAACGCGAGAGCCTTTTAAGACCCCCAGTCGAGCAGAGTGACAACGTAAATAGACCTCCCCTGTTAGATGGAAGAGATGGGCTCAGGGGGCCGCCAGGGGAAGGAAGAGAGAACCTTGGTAGAAGGCAGTCTCTAAGTGGCTTTAGGCCAGAGAGCCGGTGGGGTCCCCCGCGAGGAGACTTTGATGAACGTGAGCACCGGGGGATGCCCTTTGGTAGTCCAAAAGGTTTCAATGATGATCGTCCAGGCCCTGGAAACTTCCGCTTTGATGGGCGTGGTGGGCCGACGTGGAACCGGGGTTTCGAGCCAGACGTTCACCGTGATTTTGATGACCGTCGTCGTCACTGGGAAAGGCAGAGGGATCGGGACGATAGAGATTTGGATTTCTGCAGGGAAATGAACGGGAGCCGTTTTGCCCGTGAACGAGACCGTGAGTCCTGGACTGACCCTCCTGCTCCGCCACAAGTGTTTAAGTTTTTCGAAGGTGGTGTTGAAAGCCAAAAGCGAGACACGCCACCACAGGTGAACGGTGATGAAATGGACATTGAGCAAGACCAGAACCGTCCTGAACTAGCAGAGCAAGAGGCTTCTCCCGAGGATGTAGACAATGAGAAGAAGAATGAGCCAGAAACCGGAGTAGACAAACAGCCAGTGGTAGAGAAAACAGAAACTGAGGGGACAGTCATCACTCAGTAG